A single Pedobacter sp. PACM 27299 DNA region contains:
- a CDS encoding TolC family protein, whose translation MKTPIYKLTALMLLVFLGGCKVSKDIVLPTASIPESFRNTHVGAENSIAELSVKQFFTDVILGKLLDTALLRNYDLQIAMKNMDAAQLLFKQSKLGNLPQLNLNITANSSRPSDNSLNGLSAGQFLNTRHIEDYNANLGLSWEADIWGKIGSQKKAALATYLQSAEARKAVQMRLIANVAQGYYRLLMLDTQMSVAKRNLALNDSTLTMIKMQFDAGQVSSLAIQQAEAQQLVAAQLIPALQQDISIQENALSILAGQLPAAVIRQGSLDQVVFPAQLSAGIPSALLAQRPDVRSAELALDLANAQVGIAKASMYPSLNITATAGLNAFKASNWFNVPASLFGIVAGGVTQPLFQRKQLKTQFEVAKIEREKAVLQFRQSVLNAVGEVSDELSNIEKLKQQHAIAQRRVNTLKDAVKNAGLLFNNGMATYLEVITAQSNALQSELALASIKTAELHATVALYRAVGGGF comes from the coding sequence ATGAAAACACCAATATATAAACTAACAGCACTGATGCTCCTGGTATTTCTCGGAGGCTGTAAAGTTTCAAAAGACATCGTTTTACCTACTGCAAGCATTCCTGAATCTTTTAGGAATACCCATGTAGGTGCTGAAAATAGCATTGCTGAACTATCTGTAAAACAGTTTTTTACAGATGTTATCTTAGGTAAACTTCTTGATACCGCTTTGTTGAGAAATTACGATTTGCAAATTGCCATGAAAAATATGGATGCTGCTCAATTGTTGTTTAAACAATCGAAATTGGGGAATTTACCACAATTAAATTTAAACATCACTGCGAATAGTAGCAGACCCTCAGACAATAGTTTAAACGGTCTTAGTGCAGGTCAGTTTTTGAACACCAGGCACATCGAAGATTACAATGCAAACCTGGGACTTAGCTGGGAAGCAGATATCTGGGGAAAGATCGGAAGTCAGAAAAAAGCAGCATTGGCTACTTATTTACAAAGTGCCGAGGCAAGGAAGGCAGTTCAAATGCGTCTGATTGCGAATGTGGCCCAAGGATACTATAGGTTATTGATGCTGGATACGCAGATGTCTGTAGCCAAAAGGAATTTAGCCCTAAATGACAGTACGCTAACGATGATAAAAATGCAGTTTGATGCCGGACAAGTAAGCTCTTTGGCCATTCAGCAAGCAGAAGCACAGCAATTAGTCGCCGCGCAATTGATTCCTGCTTTGCAGCAGGATATTAGTATTCAGGAAAATGCATTGAGTATTTTAGCTGGACAGCTTCCTGCGGCAGTTATTCGCCAGGGAAGTTTGGATCAAGTTGTTTTTCCAGCGCAATTGTCGGCCGGAATACCCTCCGCTTTATTGGCACAAAGGCCGGATGTACGATCTGCCGAGCTTGCTTTGGATCTGGCCAATGCACAGGTAGGTATAGCCAAAGCAAGTATGTACCCTAGCTTGAACATTACGGCAACAGCCGGATTAAATGCTTTTAAAGCTAGTAATTGGTTCAATGTGCCTGCTTCATTATTCGGAATAGTTGCTGGCGGAGTAACTCAGCCACTATTTCAACGGAAGCAGTTGAAGACTCAGTTTGAAGTGGCAAAGATAGAAAGGGAAAAAGCCGTATTACAATTCCGACAATCGGTATTAAATGCAGTAGGAGAAGTTTCTGATGAACTTTCGAATATCGAAAAGCTTAAACAACAGCATGCGATTGCCCAACGTAGGGTAAACACGCTAAAAGATGCAGTTAAAAATGCAGGTTTGCTATTTAATAATGGAATGGCAACTTACTTGGAGGTCATTACTGCTCAAAGCAATGCTTTGCAAAGTGAGTTGGCGCTGGCCAGCATAAAAACAGCCGAACTACATGCTACAGTGGCACTTTACCGTGCAGTCGGTGGTGGGTTTTAA
- a CDS encoding RNA polymerase sigma factor, which yields MFSNRPAGFTEQELLEEVAGGNESAFKLLYEKYAGKVYTMGMKYLKSPFLAQDAVQEVFVKVWKNRKQLTSLNSFPAWLTIITRNQLINDLQRQIPMDSLETLHPDMLDYQRASAGHDVDFRELEKVIKIGIDHFSPRQQQIYKLSREEGLSHKQIAAQLNISYDMVREHMSNALKNLRKFLENHYTHLLLLWLFSRYN from the coding sequence ATGTTTTCTAACAGACCCGCAGGGTTTACCGAACAGGAATTGTTGGAGGAAGTTGCAGGGGGCAACGAATCCGCGTTTAAACTGCTATATGAAAAGTATGCAGGAAAGGTGTATACCATGGGCATGAAATATCTTAAATCCCCTTTTTTGGCCCAGGATGCTGTCCAGGAGGTTTTTGTGAAGGTTTGGAAAAACCGAAAGCAACTGACTAGCCTGAACAGCTTTCCTGCATGGCTAACCATTATTACCAGAAATCAATTGATCAACGACCTTCAGCGTCAGATCCCGATGGATTCTCTTGAGACCCTTCATCCAGATATGTTGGACTATCAGCGGGCCAGCGCTGGTCATGACGTTGATTTTCGTGAACTGGAGAAAGTCATTAAAATTGGTATTGATCACTTTTCTCCCCGCCAGCAGCAAATTTATAAATTGAGCAGGGAAGAAGGCTTGAGCCATAAACAAATTGCTGCTCAGCTCAATATCTCTTACGATATGGTGAGAGAACACATGAGCAATGCCCTCAAAAATCTCCGTAAATTTCTTGAAAATCACTATACCCATTTACTACTTCTGTGGCTGTTTTCAAGATATAATTAA
- a CDS encoding PLP-dependent cysteine synthase family protein, translating into MTTTELTTDRCLSIDLASKFKHLWHLVGNTPMLELHYQYKGKPGKIYVKCEHYNLTGSIKDRMALNIMYEAYNSCAIKPGDTIIEATSGNTGIAFAAIGRALGHPVKIIMPNWLSQERIDIIKSMGAEVVLVSKEEGGFLGSIKMCEELAKSGDVFLPRQFENRYNEEAHEKTTGMEIWEQLKSSGLMPDAFVAGVGTGGTVMGVGKCLKAKQPAIKIHPLEPAESPTLTTGYKVGSHRIQGISDEFIPEIVRLNELDEVIQANDGDSIIMAQKLAKELGLAVGISSGANVIGAIKLKEKMGDNAVVVTLLCDSNKKYLSTDLVKEEPIQSSFISTAVEFTGYHPICRL; encoded by the coding sequence ATGACAACAACAGAATTAACAACCGACCGCTGTTTATCTATCGACCTCGCTAGTAAGTTTAAGCATTTATGGCACTTAGTAGGCAATACGCCAATGCTAGAACTGCATTATCAATACAAAGGTAAGCCGGGTAAAATCTATGTGAAATGTGAACATTATAATCTGACTGGAAGTATCAAGGACAGGATGGCGCTAAATATTATGTATGAAGCGTATAATTCTTGTGCGATTAAACCAGGTGATACGATTATCGAGGCCACCAGTGGCAATACAGGAATTGCATTTGCAGCCATAGGCCGTGCTTTAGGTCATCCGGTAAAAATTATAATGCCGAACTGGTTGAGTCAAGAACGTATTGATATCATTAAGAGTATGGGGGCAGAGGTTGTTTTAGTAAGCAAAGAAGAAGGTGGGTTTCTTGGAAGCATTAAGATGTGCGAAGAACTAGCTAAAAGTGGTGATGTGTTCCTACCAAGACAGTTTGAAAACCGTTACAACGAAGAAGCACATGAGAAAACAACTGGAATGGAAATCTGGGAACAATTAAAATCGAGCGGATTAATGCCGGATGCTTTTGTTGCTGGAGTAGGAACAGGTGGTACCGTTATGGGTGTAGGTAAATGTCTGAAAGCAAAGCAACCTGCGATTAAAATTCATCCATTGGAGCCTGCCGAAAGTCCAACTTTAACTACCGGATACAAGGTTGGAAGCCATAGAATTCAGGGCATTTCTGATGAATTTATTCCAGAAATAGTTCGTTTAAATGAGTTAGATGAGGTGATCCAGGCAAATGATGGAGATTCTATTATTATGGCGCAAAAGCTGGCTAAAGAACTTGGACTTGCGGTTGGAATTTCTTCAGGAGCCAATGTGATTGGTGCAATCAAATTGAAAGAGAAGATGGGTGATAATGCTGTGGTGGTAACTTTACTTTGTGATAGTAACAAAAAATACCTGAGTACAGATCTGGTTAAAGAAGAACCAATTCAATCATCTTTTATATCGACAGCTGTTGAATTTACGGGATACCATCCAATCTGCCGCCTATAA
- a CDS encoding protein-disulfide reductase DsbD N-terminal domain-containing protein, whose product MKNLFLFASALLFSMTASSQILKPVKWSYAAKKTSKTEAILYIKATIDEGWHLYSQNIPDGGPVKTSFTFTPANTYKLSGKTIEPKPIVKFEKAFDMNVGYFENSAIFQQKIKLTGANATVKGTLEYMVCDDSQCLPPETVQFSIPVK is encoded by the coding sequence ATGAAAAATCTATTTTTATTTGCATCTGCCTTACTTTTCAGTATGACAGCGAGCAGTCAGATTCTAAAGCCCGTAAAATGGAGTTATGCCGCAAAAAAAACTTCTAAAACAGAAGCTATTTTATATATAAAGGCAACAATTGATGAAGGGTGGCACCTTTATTCTCAAAATATACCTGATGGTGGGCCGGTTAAGACCTCTTTTACTTTTACACCGGCAAATACTTATAAGCTAAGCGGAAAAACTATTGAACCAAAACCGATCGTTAAATTTGAGAAAGCCTTTGATATGAATGTTGGTTATTTTGAGAATTCAGCAATTTTTCAACAAAAAATCAAGTTAACAGGAGCAAATGCTACGGTTAAAGGAACCTTGGAATATATGGTTTGTGATGATTCACAATGTCTTCCTCCAGAAACTGTTCAGTTTTCGATTCCAGTAAAATAA
- a CDS encoding FecR family protein, which yields MTPETFKSLLRGYRLGTLSPEEQQQLQALLHDPAYREQLENLFTEDLSAPDFPVTTGKETLDMVFEQVKLQTEEIKVISFRPMRWAAAAVVVLALGIGGYYLSSMPGSLQGNAMSSATKKGENILPGGNKAVLTLSDGSRISLDDMANGEIAKESGVKITKTADGRILYSVRKGLSHVKPSYNTISTPKGGQYQIALPDGTIVWLNAASSLKYPSSFTEKDRLVTLTGEAYFEVAKDKKRPFRVKTVQQEVEVLGTHFNINAYDDEEVVKTTLIEGSVKVKLPSSNQSTVLKPGEQSSVLNEIKVNQVDANSAIDWKQGLFWFNDESIYSIMRQFSRWYNIDVEYRGNVSNIRFGGQVSRMKNLSQVLRIMELTKSIQFKVEGNKIIVMPYVMSITNQTK from the coding sequence ATGACACCAGAAACATTTAAATCACTTTTAAGAGGTTATCGTTTGGGCACTTTAAGTCCAGAAGAGCAGCAGCAGCTACAGGCTTTGTTGCATGATCCAGCCTATCGTGAACAACTGGAAAATCTATTTACGGAAGATTTGTCTGCTCCAGATTTTCCAGTTACTACTGGAAAAGAAACGCTGGATATGGTTTTTGAGCAGGTTAAATTACAAACTGAGGAAATTAAGGTCATCTCTTTCCGGCCAATGCGCTGGGCAGCAGCAGCTGTAGTGGTACTGGCCCTTGGAATAGGCGGTTATTACCTGAGTTCAATGCCCGGATCACTGCAAGGCAATGCCATGAGCAGCGCTACCAAAAAGGGAGAAAATATTCTTCCTGGTGGAAATAAAGCGGTGCTCACCTTATCTGACGGTTCAAGAATTTCACTCGATGATATGGCCAATGGCGAGATAGCTAAAGAGTCAGGTGTGAAGATCACAAAAACTGCAGATGGCAGAATATTATACAGTGTGAGGAAAGGTTTATCTCACGTAAAGCCATCCTATAACACCATTTCTACCCCTAAAGGCGGACAATATCAGATAGCTCTGCCGGATGGAACCATTGTATGGTTGAATGCAGCCTCTTCTTTGAAGTATCCTTCTTCCTTTACTGAAAAAGATAGGTTGGTTACCCTAACTGGTGAAGCATATTTTGAAGTGGCTAAAGATAAAAAAAGACCTTTCCGTGTGAAAACAGTACAGCAGGAGGTGGAAGTTTTAGGTACACACTTTAATATCAACGCTTATGATGACGAGGAAGTGGTTAAAACGACCTTAATTGAAGGTAGCGTAAAGGTCAAATTGCCTTCTTCTAATCAATCAACAGTACTTAAACCTGGGGAACAATCTTCAGTTTTAAATGAGATTAAAGTAAATCAGGTGGATGCAAATTCTGCCATAGACTGGAAGCAAGGGTTGTTCTGGTTTAATGATGAAAGCATATACAGTATTATGCGTCAGTTTTCGAGATGGTATAATATAGATGTAGAATATAGGGGGAATGTAAGCAATATCCGTTTCGGCGGACAAGTTTCCCGGATGAAGAATTTATCACAAGTACTGCGCATTATGGAGCTTACTAAATCAATTCAATTTAAAGTGGAAGGTAATAAGATCATTGTAATGCCGTATGTGATGTCAATCACAAACCAGACAAAATAA